TCATCCGGCTTAGCGGTGGGCGCGACCCACATGCCGCCGCCGAAGTACTGGCCATTGGCCACCACCACAGCGTTCGTTACGAAGATTTCGTCGACTGCCTGATCGATAGTGATGTGCACCAGTTTGTTGGAGTAAGTGAGCAGCGTGGCCACCAGCCCGCCAAGATAGGAGACAAAGCCACCCAGCGCTTTGCTGGAGCGGTTGACCCGTTCCACCACTGCGCCACTGAAGCCCACATCGCCGACGTTGACAAAGAGGCGCTCTGCCCGGCGGCCATGGTGATCCACGAACCGCGCGCGCCCAAGATCGATGTGGCGCACCGTCCCGTTGGCCAGCACCTGGGCAGCCTGTCGCAGGTCAGCGGGAATGCCAAGAGTCTTGATGAGGTCTTTGCCGGTTCCTAAGGAAAGGATGCCCAGCCGCGTCTGGGAGAGGGCGTCAGCAAGGCCATTGACCACCTCGTTGACCGTGCCATCCCCGCCAGCAGCGACCACAAGTTCATAGCCGTGTGCTGCCGCCTCCTTGGCCAACTC
The nucleotide sequence above comes from Calditrichota bacterium. Encoded proteins:
- a CDS encoding diacylglycerol kinase family lipid kinase, coding for MPAFVIVNPQAANGKAGRLWPACARVLDEVLGGQYEAHLTEGPGHAVELAKEAAAHGYELVVAAGGDGTVNEVVNGLADALSQTRLGILSLGTGKDLIKTLGIPADLRQAAQVLANGTVRHIDLGRARFVDHHGRRAERLFVNVGDVGFSGAVVERVNRSSKALGGFVSYLGGLVATLLTYSNKLVHITIDQAVDEIFVTNAVVVANGQYFGGGMWVAPTAKPDDGLFEVALIGDVGKIEVIANVPRLYRGTLASHPKVRYFRGRRVTVNSGDEVLLDLDGEQPGRAPVTFELLPQALACLTPA